GCTGCTTTTATTTTACATTTGtaacaacttttatttttatgaCAATGTGTATATAAACCTATGTGTACCAAAACTTACTCCTTTTCTACTACTtatatgtttgtgtttttaaaaacTTATGCATGTGACATATTGTTGTTGTGACAACTTGTGTTTATAGCACATTATGCTTTGTGGCAATATTATTCTTATGACAATTTATAAATATTTGTTTTGACAAATTTTATCTTATAACTGTAACAACGTGCGACAACTCATGTGTATAATGAATTTTGTTTTTGTGGCAACTTTTGGTTTACATGGGTGCCAACTTTTATTGATATTTTTGTGTTTGTGACAACTCATTTGTATAATTTTTATGTAAGCTGATATTATAGGCACACTAGCAACTTATATATGTAGATTGTATATACTCCTTCGACAATATATATGCATATTGTAGCAACTCATTCAATAATATGAAACTTAAAATTACACATAAGTTGCCACTAACCTAAAACATCTTCAAAATATATGTAAGTGTgatctagttttgttcgtctCATCACGTAGAACACAACGGTGCAATCGGTATTCAAAACGAAGCCTGTAAGAgggagataaaatattttttgaacAAAATTTAATGTTAAAAAAGTTGTTAGAGCTTCATGTAGTCCATGTACTGCTGTCCAAAAATAATATTTACAGATTTTGAGGAGAGACTGAACTTCATCGTACGCGCGATGGGTCGCGGATTATCCCAGTCCAATCTGCATAGGATTCCTCATCACCACCCCTTGTCTGTCCCCTCTCTGACTCAAAACTGGAGTACTCGCCAAGGGAAACCCAAAAAAATATACAAGAATGAGCAATCAGAAAGGTCACGACCCCATGCGACGCCCTGGTGCTGTGTTTTGTGTATGAAAACGATGTGGCAGAGCCGTCGAGAAAGATGTTGATTTACCACCCTTTTACCTCACCCACCACTTTCCCAAGAAAACGAAACAGTTTCACTTTCATACCACTTTTATTCTCTGTAGTGCATTTCAATTTGTTTATGTGGCAACCCGTTGCTGTTCTCCCCATGTTTGGTTAAAACAGAGGGTggttttttatataaaaaaaacttttcacATTGTTGTCGATCTACGCACCACGCAGAATGATGAGGGGAACAGGGATGGATGGATCCATTTGCTGCTTTTTCAAAACAAAGTTAGCTAACTGCAAAGTGACTTTCGTTCTTGGGATCAGATCAGACTTTGATTTCATCTGATCGACAAACAAACATTGGGCATGGCCTGATGACCGATTAGTTAGCTGGCGGCATAGTACAATCATGGGATACCTTATCAAGCAAATCATGGCACAGCAGCAGATTAATCAAATGGATCAAAGGCAGCTAACCACCACGATGATCATTAGTTAATGATACCAGGTTAGGTCAGTTCATAGGAGTACACAAGGTCAAAGAAAGCCAGGATGAACACAACAGACCTGTTGGATCTTATACACTGGAATTATATAGCAAGTGGCTACTACATCTCTACTGGCCAAAGAAGGGCCAAAGCCGGAAGCAAATTTGCAGCTGCTAATTACTACCATCAGTCCTGCTATTTTGCAGATCGGACAGTGAGAAGGACCTTGGAGATCTGAAGCTCCCAAGGCCATTCCTCCTCTGCATGCCAACACCGAGGAGCCTAGGGGGAGGCAACGGCAATGCCAGCGCGTTCCGGACGTTCTTGCCGCGGTGCGGCAGCTGGTTGcattcctcctcctcgtcgtcggagtCGTCCTCTTCGCCCTCGTCCccctcggcgacggcgtggTCCGGGGCCAGGAGAGGGGGCAGGTAGGTGGCCGTGGCGAGCGAGCTGCAGGAGGCTCGCCGGGACCAGTTGGCCAGGATGCGGCGGCGCTTGTTGAAGGGGTTCTCTGGCTTGGCCAGCTccttggccgccgccaccgtcgacgTGGCCTCGGCGAGGCTGGTGAACGACTTAGACTTGCCGGAGTAGAAGCTAGAGAGACCCTTCCTGATCACAGCAAATTAAACTCGAGTTAATTCCGTGAGCTATCTGAGGCGATTTACGGTCAAAGCTCCTATTTTTATTTCTGTTACAAAGTGGGCAAATCCATAAATTGCAATTTCCCACATCATTCGCGCGATCCAGGACTAAGCTTATCAACATAGCAAaggttccaaaaaaaatttcctttCGGGAAAAGTTATCGATTTGCAGAAGTAAAACAAGCACGGACAAGCCAAGACGATAAAAATGAAAGCTTCATTCACTCACTTGATGGGCAAGGAGTCCTCGAGGGCGTCCAAGCAGCCGAGCGCATCACCCTCCTTGAGCTTGCTTTCAACCTCCTCCTCTCCATCCTCTTCGCCGGCCTCCGACGAGGAGTTCTCCCCAATCGAGGagcccgacggcgacggcgccccGATCGACGAGGTATCGGTCAGCACCTCCtccgcctcgtcctcctctATGAAGAACCCGTCGCTCCTCCTCTTCCCGGCCGCCAGCACGGCCGCCTGCTCGCCGGCGCTCCTCTTCCCGGATCCGGGGAACCCGTAGGCCGGccgcacctccgccaccgccgtcgacaTGTCGCCTGCACCTCGAGATCAGACGGCCCGGGCGGTGCCAGTGTGCGCTCAGAGCGATTGAGCAAATCTCGGGTGGATTGGATATGTGTCCGTCCAAGAACAGGGACAGGAACTCAAcaacttgagagagagagagagagagagagagagagatgggggaaagaagaagaagcgaaACGCAGGATAGGATAAGAGCAAGGACCAGGAGCCAACTTGAGTGCGCGGGGTCTTTGTAGGCTGAAGGAGGCCGCAAGGCCCGGGATCCTCTGCAACGAAGCACAATTGGCTTGCATGTGCTACTGGGCAAAATTGATTGCATGTCAAACGCACGCCAATTGGCTTGGTGATCCGGCACCTATCTCCTATCTATCGCATCATATTAGGCTAGTGGAAGTTTCACAGAGAGTTTCATACATTAAATTTTATATGATAAATCAGTATTTTTGATGACTTAGCATGATTATTATGAGGAGAGATGAGAGGGAGTTTTATGAGATGAGAGAAAAATTTCATCCCCATAAAACTCACCTGACATGATTACCTAGTTCTTTGTTTTTAAAAACTGTGCAATAAAACTTGGCCTTAATCAGCCGTGGAAGTCTATCGTCGTATCTCACCTTATCTTGGAATAAATATAGCATGtcaaaaaggaaaggaagccATAATTCGTGTTTACGTTCGTTTGCATGTATCTCTTCGATATCTTTACCACATTCCATTTATAACCTACAAATTAGGAGATAACATATTTATAACCTACAAATTAGGAGATAACATATGGCAATAATAATTATATCGTGTCAATTGGCACATCTTGATATATCTCTGGTGGAAATCTAAGTTTATATTTCTATACTACAATAGTGTATATAATCTTTGTGCATCAGAAATACATAGTTGGAAAATTATCTTAGATCATTTTACCATGTTACTCCTACATATATTGCACCGATATAATTGGAGTATTGGACCTATATCTCATTATATACATAGTATTAATGCTCACATGAATGTTGGCATTGTCTCCAAAGAACTACATTTAAATAGTAATGAGAAATAAGGTAATTTTACCAGATTCTACCACATAGAATTTTACGGACCTTTAGCTTGTAAATTAAACCTATGTGTCTTGGAACCATAAAAAACTTACTAGATGGTCCTACAAATTTAGAACATATATTCATGATTTTTGTGCTGTCGTAATATCTAAACCACCTACTCTTTTCAAGTTTCCAGTGAGAAATTAACGTATTTTTTGAACGGATAAATAGATATATATAAACAAAGAACTTCATTGTGTTTTTCTTGCGGGCTTTACGTGTCCTTTTCCGGTTTTCCCCGTGACTGGAGTGCAAAAGCATCGTGACAACGTAATCAATCATGGATCTCCAGCCACAGCCGGGCTCTCTCGGTCTTTGCCGGCGCGCAGAGGATCCGAGCCCCACCGGGTGTCCCGTGGCCGAGCGGATGAGCCTCCCCGAGTCCCCGTCCCTCTTTGCGTGGGCGAGGGGACCGCGCCCACCCGCGGTTTCCCCGCCCCCCGTCGTCTTCCTGTGGGCTCGGGGAGTCCGAGCCGACGAGCCAAGCCCTCCACCCTCCTCCGGCAGGCCGACCCTATCCGTTACTGTTAGAGCCGCACCCGCACCAGCTGCCCCCCCGCTCTCGCTGGCACCCGGGGCCcccacgcctcctcctcctcctgcggcgAAGCGGATCAGGTCGCTGACGAGGTGGTGAGTGAATCTGCTAGTGGTTTGGGCTCAAACCAGTTTTTGTGGTCTGGTTTTGTGTTTGGGCCAAtatgatttggtggtaaccgggcTAGAATAGCTAGTGGGTTGGTTCGGTTTAGACTGCCAATTTAGATGGATCAATCTTGTCTGGCCCATGGATCCCCATGATCCGTCCCTGACGCCCTTATCCGCTCATGGGCTGTGCGCTGGAAGAGCTAGGGCGGGACCACCAGGCGGTGGTCTGGCTCGTGGCCTCCGCCCCACCAGAAGAGCTAGCGCACGAGGCTCGGGAGGCTGCGGAGCGCGGAGCGGACGTCGCCCGCGGCGAGCACCAAGCAGagaggctccggcggcggagggtcgGAGGAGAGGAGCGCGGCGAACGGGTCCCCGCGGGCAGGGGCGGAGGCGGCAGGACCAGCGCCGGCAAGGAGGAGGACAAGAAGCGGCTGGGGAAAGTTGCGACTGGAGCTTGTGATTTGCAGTGCATGATGATGAATAGCATGGATTAAAGCGATCCCGACGAGCCTCCAGGCGCTCAAGCTCAGCTCCTTCGACTTCTCGAACCGGCTGACCGGGAACATGCCGCCGGGGCTACTGGTGATCACCGGCGATCAGGCGTTCGCGGGGAACCCCGGGCTCTGCGTGGACGGCAGGTCCAAGCTCGGCGGCGTCTGCAACCTGGACGGCGGCCACAAGGACGGCCTCGCCAGGAGGTTGGCCGTGCTCATGCCGGTCCTCATGGCCGCGACGGCGCGACGCTGCTGCTCGTGGCCAGCATCCTATTGGTGAGCTACAGGAGCTTCAAGTTGGAGGAGCTCAGGAGTCGCAACCTGgtgcgcggcggctgcgggcagTGAAAGCTGGAGTCGTTCCACCCGCTGGAGCTGGACGCCGACGAGATCTGCGGCGTTGGGGAGGAGAGCCTGATCGGGTCCGGCGGCACGGGGCACATGGACCGGCTGGAGCTcaagggccgcggcggcgtggtggccgtGAAGCTGCTGTGGAAGGGCAATGCGGCACGGGTGATGGAGGCGGAGATGGCCATCGTCGGCAAGGTCCGGCATCGGAACATCCTCAAGCTTGGTTGAGGTGGGTTGAAACTGTGGGTTTGGAGGTTGGTTGAAACTGTGGGTTCGGAGGTGGGCTGGTCCAATTTGGTTGAGATGTTATATGTAGTTtggtttaatttaattttggaagATAGTGAGGTGGGGTGATTTGGGGTGTTATAATATATATTATGAAATGGTTCGGTTGAGTAATGGTTTGGGGATGCCAAACCACTAGCAGATTGAGTGGTGAGGCATCCGGACTCCGGACACGTTCCTACCCCCGCCTGACAGCCCGCGCGTGGTGGCGGGTGGGGTCGGCCCGAGGTTGCCGGTCGCCGCCAGCCACGCCGCGTGcatccggccggccgggccggagtCCAAGCGAGCCGGCCCGTATGATCGACAACGCCAGCCAAGCATCTTACTGGCAGTGGcatggcggcgagctccggtgCCCCTTTTGGATGACAATAGCATGAGTAGCACAAAAAGAAATTTTGCCTGCATGAAACACTAAACGAagtatttacaaaaaaattttacagacgggtgtaacttttcatgatgaatctaatgacggtaattaattgataattagtcacagtgatactacagtaaccaatcTCTAATCGTgtggtcaaagatctcattagattcgtctcgcgaagtagcgcagaaaTTGTGaagttaattttgtaaactatttttatttaatacctctaattctTAATCAAAATTTACGCTACTCATGCTACTTGAGTAACCCGGGCTGATCGTCGGCGTGCCCACGGGCCACGGCGCGGCAGGCGCGGTGTCCGGCGGGGGCGTGGCCGCGTAGGCCGGGTACGAGCAGACCAGCAGGAGCTTTCACGCGAGTACGGGGGCATGGGAGGAGCGTGGACGCCGGACGAGACGTGACATTGGATGCTTCGTTGCCGCTGCTGGGAGAGGAGTGGTGGAGAGACAAGTCTTCACGTGTGC
This portion of the Panicum virgatum strain AP13 chromosome 2N, P.virgatum_v5, whole genome shotgun sequence genome encodes:
- the LOC120661138 gene encoding uncharacterized protein LOC120661138, producing MSTAVAEVRPAYGFPGSGKRSAGEQAAVLAAGKRRSDGFFIEEDEAEEVLTDTSSIGAPSPSGSSIGENSSSEAGEEDGEEEVESKLKEGDALGCLDALEDSLPIKKGLSSFYSGKSKSFTSLAEATSTVAAAKELAKPENPFNKRRRILANWSRRASCSSLATATYLPPLLAPDHAVAEGDEGEEDDSDDEEEECNQLPHRGKNVRNALALPLPPPRLLGVGMQRRNGLGSFRSPRSFSLSDLQNSRTDGSN